A single genomic interval of Macadamia integrifolia cultivar HAES 741 chromosome 6, SCU_Mint_v3, whole genome shotgun sequence harbors:
- the LOC122081013 gene encoding ricin B-like lectin R40G3: MEFPFGHRHHHSHHHERRDDEEQYPPPGNHEPSWPPPPQDFQQPPPPPNRFDYEPDYPSVHHVSHHHYEPQSEPQYGYASVHHVTHQTHQEFDPVPSDDFRSETHHHHHQQHHSHGGSGSELLNKPTRRVYSKTQTDYSLTIRDGHVILARSDENDPFQHWIKDEKYSTRVKDEEGFPSFSMVNKATGQAIKHSIGATHPVQLISYNPDVLDESILWTESRDLGDGFRTIRMVNNIRLNMDAFHGDQNHGGVHDGTTIVLWEWKKGDNQRWKISPY; the protein is encoded by the exons ATGGAGTTTCCATTTGGGCATCGCCATCATCACAGCCACCATCATGAGAGAAGGGATGATGAAGAGCAGTACCCACCACCCGGCAACCATGAGCCCTCTTGGCCACCTCCGCCGCAAGACTTCCAACAACCTCCCCCTCCTCCCAATCGCTTTGACTACGAACCTGATTACCCTTCTGTCCACCATGTCTCTCATCACCATTACGAACCTCAATCTGAACCTCAATATGGTTATGCTTCGGTCCACCATGTCACTCATCAGACCCACCAGGAGTTTGATCCTGTTCCATCTGATGATTTTCGCTCTGAAactcatcaccaccaccaccaacaacatCACAGCCATGGTGGTTCTGGATCTGAACTGTTGAATAAACCCACCAGAAGGGTCTACTCCAAGACTCAAACTGATTATTCTCTCACTATCCGAGATGGGCATGTCATACTCGCTCGATCTGATGAAAATGATCCATTTCAG CACTGGATTAAAGATGAGAAATATAGTACGAGGGTGAAGGATGAAGAGGGTTTTCCAAGTTTTTCTATGGTGAATAAGGCTACTGGTCAGGCTATAAAGCACTCCATTGGAGCCACCCATCCA GTCCAGCTGATCTCTTACAACCCTGATGTTCTTGATGAGTCAATCCTGTGGACTGAGAGTAGGGACTTGGGAGATGGCTTTAGAACGATAAGAATGGTTAATAACATTCGTTTGAACATGGATGCTTTCCATGGGGATCAGAACCATGGCGGAGTCCATGATGGCACTACTATTGTGCTTTGGGAGTGGAAGAAAGGTGATAATCAGCGTTGGAAGATTTCTCCTTACT GA